From the Limosilactobacillus panis genome, one window contains:
- a CDS encoding YbaK/EbsC family protein: MNNPSEEVLNLLNQHHIDYQLINHPPVYTAEAADKIYINCHFGRAKNLFLHGKHHFYLVTFHDDHQLDLRALRKALHTSRLSLVSRDDLPKYLGIRSGAVSPLNLINDKSHDIVLVFDRNLIHSGLPIGCHPNDNTKTVVIPVDRLLKLVKEWGNPVQILDL, from the coding sequence ATGAATAATCCATCAGAAGAGGTTCTTAACCTGCTTAACCAACACCATATTGACTACCAACTGATTAACCATCCCCCAGTCTATACTGCGGAAGCGGCAGATAAAATTTACATCAATTGCCACTTTGGTCGCGCCAAGAACCTCTTTTTACACGGCAAGCATCACTTCTACCTGGTTACCTTTCACGATGACCATCAGCTAGACCTTCGCGCCTTACGCAAGGCCCTCCACACTAGTCGCCTGTCACTCGTTTCACGTGATGACTTACCTAAGTACCTAGGTATCCGAAGTGGGGCGGTTTCGCCGCTTAATCTAATTAATGATAAGAGCCATGATATCGTTCTTGTGTTTGACCGAAATCTTATTCACAGTGGTCTACCAATTGGCTGCCACCCCAACGACAACACTAAAACGGTGGTCATTCCCGTCGACCGTCTCCTCAAGCTCGTTAAGGAATGGGGAAACCCCGTGCAAATTCTGGACTTGTAG
- a CDS encoding IS982 family transposase, translating into MNLLKSNHYCHHLQVNFAQLNRTCHRWYKLYAPKKLVQRPNINQVKVDDSTLIALLICQTQLGIESQRRFCMILVSSISRSRFNRRTRQLLPLLSLIRRKLNQDVDLHGQFLIIDSFPVPVCHPVRNYRAKIFRGSTDIGYNATKKQYYYGFKVHMIVSSDGYLLNYIVTKASVHDSKVAEELILNTMPLEHFLLADVGYVSRQLHTDLVSDGYELWTPFRQNMAGAKKHNSRILKAIRRTIETDFSLLKYYNAENNRARSLAGFQERLEVAILASNMEYCLEKFH; encoded by the coding sequence TTGAACCTTCTTAAGTCTAACCACTATTGCCATCATTTACAAGTTAATTTTGCTCAATTAAACCGTACCTGCCATCGCTGGTATAAGCTTTATGCACCTAAAAAGCTCGTTCAACGACCGAACATCAACCAAGTTAAAGTTGATGATAGTACCCTAATAGCCCTTCTGATTTGCCAAACTCAGTTAGGAATCGAATCGCAACGACGCTTTTGTATGATCTTGGTGAGCTCCATTTCTCGGTCACGTTTCAACCGTCGCACTCGCCAATTACTACCGTTACTCAGTTTAATTAGGCGAAAGCTAAACCAAGATGTTGATTTACATGGACAATTCCTAATTATTGATAGCTTTCCAGTACCAGTTTGTCATCCAGTTCGCAATTATCGAGCCAAGATTTTTCGGGGAAGTACTGATATTGGCTATAACGCTACGAAAAAACAGTATTACTATGGGTTTAAAGTCCACATGATTGTTAGTAGTGATGGTTACTTGCTCAACTACATCGTTACTAAAGCTTCTGTCCATGATAGTAAGGTCGCCGAAGAATTAATCTTAAACACTATGCCACTTGAGCACTTTTTATTAGCAGATGTTGGCTATGTTAGCCGTCAGCTTCATACCGACCTAGTTAGTGATGGCTATGAGCTTTGGACTCCATTTCGTCAAAACATGGCTGGCGCTAAGAAGCATAATTCACGAATCCTAAAAGCAATTCGCCGAACGATTGAGACCGACTTTTCGTTATTAAAATACTATAATGCCGAAAATAATCGTGCGCGAAGTTTAGCAGGCTTTCAAGAACGGTTAGAAGTGGCAATTTTAGCATCTAATATGGAGTATTGTCTAGAAAAGTTTCACTAG
- a CDS encoding MGMT family protein has translation MATKLDKQFTQDVLNTVDLIPYGCVTTYGQIARMICRPRNARLVGKALGKFGGCGKHPCHRVVTANGRLVPGWIDQRPMLEAEGVPFKDATHVDIQKCFWRGI, from the coding sequence ATGGCAACCAAGCTAGACAAACAATTCACCCAAGACGTCCTAAACACAGTGGACTTAATCCCGTACGGGTGCGTCACAACCTATGGCCAGATTGCCCGCATGATTTGCCGCCCGCGCAACGCCCGCCTCGTTGGTAAGGCGCTGGGCAAATTTGGCGGGTGCGGTAAGCATCCCTGCCACCGGGTCGTCACTGCAAACGGTCGGTTAGTGCCTGGCTGGATTGACCAACGACCCATGCTAGAAGCGGAGGGGGTGCCGTTCAAAGATGCGACCCATGTCGACATTCAAAAATGTTTTTGGCGCGGCATCTAG
- a CDS encoding glutamate--cysteine ligase, whose translation MADKYDQIKSALKEPELNAKMFACQFGLEAKKHRVLTNGRASRYPYPANLRSRQYNIYLNSGFTDDMIDFETPPVVGSRHAVTHLKMLEQIMIEQLHSDERLWPLSMAPAPVYQHDMDYLKDAYTKPWAQANHDYLGNKYGVAKEIMGDVHINFGLDSDLVSTLYQRFYIDEYGNEVDFRNHLYFKLAQAYYLYQWLFTYLYGASPVAEDMPQSFPDNIELPVRSIRASEYGDDNKASERITYNSLEEHVDQLQEYVDNGTFYSLKEFFGPVRLRHHDQNMRDLRGVMAAGIDYLEFRNFDLDPLSRTGISDDTLNFLELLLLDAIVSPLPDDLTTRLTKARELNNEVALQKPTDETGWMKDAANKLIDELQAFVEEFNAPREYKLALTFVKRRVEDPTLTISGQLADRIENGNLLSFGLKIANDRYTNNINYQHPLQAISKDYSDDVQRLLRAAIELGVQFELQPDMVTLYVGGHKEMYQAEEPLDFSKGPREFVLSAFPEAQKLQEPQE comes from the coding sequence ATGGCTGATAAATATGACCAAATCAAGTCAGCTTTGAAAGAGCCCGAACTGAACGCCAAAATGTTTGCCTGTCAGTTCGGCTTAGAAGCTAAAAAGCATCGTGTCTTGACGAACGGCCGGGCCAGTCGGTACCCATATCCGGCTAATCTACGGTCGCGTCAATACAACATTTACCTGAATTCAGGGTTTACCGATGACATGATTGACTTTGAGACACCACCGGTAGTGGGAAGCCGGCATGCGGTAACTCACTTGAAGATGCTGGAACAGATTATGATCGAGCAGCTCCACAGCGATGAGCGCCTGTGGCCACTTAGCATGGCCCCCGCGCCGGTTTACCAACACGACATGGACTACTTAAAGGATGCCTACACCAAGCCATGGGCCCAGGCTAACCATGATTACCTGGGAAATAAATATGGGGTTGCCAAGGAAATCATGGGCGATGTCCATATCAACTTTGGTCTGGATAGCGACCTTGTATCAACGCTCTACCAGCGCTTTTATATTGACGAGTACGGCAATGAAGTTGACTTCCGTAACCACCTCTACTTCAAACTCGCCCAGGCCTATTATCTTTACCAGTGGCTGTTCACCTACCTGTATGGGGCCAGCCCGGTTGCTGAGGACATGCCGCAGAGCTTTCCGGACAACATTGAGCTTCCGGTTCGGAGTATTCGGGCCAGCGAGTACGGGGACGATAACAAAGCTAGTGAACGGATTACCTACAACTCTCTAGAAGAGCACGTTGACCAGCTGCAGGAGTACGTCGACAACGGGACCTTCTACAGCCTCAAAGAATTCTTCGGGCCTGTTCGTCTACGTCATCATGATCAGAATATGCGCGACTTGCGGGGAGTAATGGCAGCCGGAATCGACTATCTCGAATTCCGCAATTTTGACCTCGACCCGCTCTCCCGGACGGGAATCAGTGATGATACCCTGAACTTCTTGGAGCTCCTCTTGTTGGACGCCATTGTCTCACCCCTTCCGGATGACTTGACGACACGTCTGACCAAAGCGCGTGAGCTTAATAACGAGGTTGCCCTACAGAAGCCAACGGATGAGACCGGCTGGATGAAGGATGCCGCTAACAAGCTGATTGACGAGCTCCAGGCCTTTGTGGAAGAGTTCAATGCCCCGCGGGAGTACAAACTGGCGTTGACCTTTGTCAAGCGGCGGGTGGAGGATCCGACCCTGACCATCAGTGGTCAACTGGCTGATCGAATCGAAAATGGTAACCTTCTGTCTTTCGGCTTGAAGATTGCCAATGACCGGTACACCAACAATATCAACTACCAGCACCCGCTCCAGGCCATCAGCAAGGACTATTCGGATGACGTCCAACGCCTGTTGCGGGCGGCAATCGAGCTGGGGGTTCAGTTTGAATTGCAGCCGGATATGGTTACCCTCTATGTTGGGGGCCATAAGGAAATGTACCAGGCGGAAGAACCCCTCGACTTTAGTAAGGGCCCCCGTGAATTCGTTTTAAGCGCCTTTCCTGAGGCCCAGAAACTGCAGGAACCACAAGAATAA